In Argiope bruennichi chromosome 4, qqArgBrue1.1, whole genome shotgun sequence, a single window of DNA contains:
- the LOC129966780 gene encoding uncharacterized transmembrane protein DDB_G0289901-like, which yields MKFVKFSVLIMAIVGQAVATGKSSGAGTQTYGSSSVNYGAGGTSSTSFGGGSAVNYGGGSSFTSSGFSDSTSSRGSSRGNSFTSSGFSGSTSSSGFSGGFGQNEAPQPYNFDYQAADEQGNSHYHRAEADASGTVRGSYGYTDIQGLYRIVDYIADASGFRASIRTNEPGTDGKESPADVQMTVDQAPAGIQDRYTTYSGTGGFTGTGGSRNPGGSAAYSAIGQLFTSGIESKGSGGNAAAVTGAGGGARSGKSGY from the exons ATGAAATTCGTAAAG TTTTCAGTTCTCATAATGGCCATTGTTGGCCAAGCTGTGGCCACAGGGAAAAGTAGTGGAGCAGGAACTCAAACTTATGGATCATCATCAGTTAATTACGGGGCAGGAGGGACGTCTTCCACCAGTTTTGGAGGTGGGTCCGCAGTAAACTATGGAGGTGGCAGCAGTTTTACTTCGAGTGGATTTAGTGATTCAACATCATCGAGAGGTTCTTCTAGAGGTAACAGCTTTACTTCAAGTGGATTTAGTGGATCTACATCATCATCAGGATTCTCAGGAGGATTTGGGCAAAAC GAAGCACCACAGCCTTATAATTTTGACTACCAAGCTGCTGATGAGCAAGGCAACAGCCATTATCACAGAGCAGAAGCTGATGCAAGCGGTACAGTGAGGGGATCCTACGGATATACCGATATCCAAGGTCTGTATCGTATAGTCGATTACATTGCCGATGCCAGTGGATTCCGAGCCAGTATCAGGACAAACGAACCTGGCACAGATGGAAAGGAAAGCCCCGCTGATGTCCAGATGACTGTCGATCAAGCTCCCGCTGGTATCCAGGACAGATACACTACATATAGTGGAACTGGAGGATTTACAGGAACTGGCg GTTCAAGAAACCCTGGAGGTTCAGCTGCTTATTCTGCTATAGGGCAACTGTTTACATCTGGAATTGAATCCAAAGGATCAGGCGGCAATGCAGCTGCAGTCACTGGAGCTGGAGGTGGTGCAAGATCTGGAAAAAGTGGATATTAA